The genome window CCATACGCCGGAAGGATTTTGCAATCCAGAGCCTGACCTGCGTCAGTCGGGCGATCTTCAGCGCTGGCGCAAAGAGCGTAAAGCGCAGGGAGTCCCGTTTCCTCCACGGCAGGGCTATGAAGCTTTTACGCAGCAGTGGCAGCAGCAGGCCGATCTGAGCGGTGAGCAGGACTGCATATGGTGGCTGGGCCACGCGGCGATAATGCTGCGGCTGGATGGGCGCTACGGTTTGATCGATCCGGTATTATCGCAAAGAGCTTCGCCGCTGCGCTTTTATGGACCGCAGCGTAAAACGCCTGCACCGTTGGCTATTAAAGATCTGCCTTCTCTCGACTGGGTATTGATTTCGCATAATCATTACGACCATCTCGACAGGCCGACCATTAACGCTATTCTGCGACGCTTCCCACAGGTCCAGTTTATTGTCCCGCTGGGACTGGAGCCCTGGTTCCGTCGGGCAGGCGCGCGCCATGTGGTGCAGCTTGACTGGTGGCAGCAGACGCAGCGTCACGGGATAACGTTTCATGCCGTACCGGCGCGGCACTGGAGTATGCGCACCCTGTACGATCGTAATCGTTCGCTTTGGTGTGGCTGGACCATTAAAACGGAACATCTTAATTTCTGGTTTTCTGGCGACAGCGGCTATTCACCCAGCCTGCTGGACATAGCGCGTCGTCTGGGACCATTCAATCTTGCGGCATTACCCATAGGCGCATATGCACCAAGATGGTTCATGCAGGGACAGCATATGGACCCGCAACAGTCAGTATCATTACATCAGGCTATCGGCGCTCCGGTAACCATTCCTCTCCACTGGGGAGTATTTGAGCTGGCTGATGAGGCGCTGGATGAGCCGCCACAGGAGCTGGCACGGGCGCTCGAGGCGGCTAAGCAGAATAAAATGCGTTTCCGACCCTGGAAAATAGGGGGAAGGGCCAATTTAAATAATATAAACCAGGAATAATCTGATAACAGCGAGGGATGATTTAATAGTGCAACGGTTACGCTTTAAAAACGCCCTCGCCTTATTCAAAAGATCGGAATAACTTTTAAATAATAATGCTGCGTTTATTTGGGGCAGGTAAATTTATATATTCCTTTTTTGGTGCAGCCTCGCAAATTTGCTACCAGCGGGGCAGATTACAGCGATGCTATTTCTGATATTGCATGGCCCTGAAAGCAGGCGAAGACGTTGAAAAAAGGTGAAGTAAAGTTGCCATAATTATGCAATATTCTTCCGTTACAGTGAGAAGCGGCGAAGGTAAAAACTGAGACGCACATCTCTTCAGGCCCACAGGCTGCTGGATTTCACTGTTGGACGGCAACGTAGTACGCCCGGGCGAAGGGGCGGCGTTTAACGTTTCTTAATGCATAAAACTGCAAACCTTGTAATGAATTCACAATAAGTGTGCGGCAGGTCGATCACCGTTTAAAAATTACTTGCCATAAATTATCGGATATGTGATAACGCTATTAAGCAAAACGAGGTACAGCTCTGTTTATGTATGGCATATTCAGTAAAGAAGTAATGAGTAAAGACGTTGACGTTGAATACCGCTTCCTTGCCGAACCTTATATTAGTGCCTCATTCAGTAATGTCTCTGGTTTTCTGTCAGTCGCCTTCGGGCAAATAAACATTCTAAGGAATTACAAAGATGGCAAAAATTAAAGGTCAGGTTAAGTGGTTCAACGAATCCAAAGGTTTTGGCTTCATTACTCCGGCAGACGGCAGTAAAGATGTGTTCGTTCACTTTTCTGCTATCCAGGGTAATGGTTTCAAAACCCTGGCCGAAGGCCAGAACGTCGAGTTCGAAATTCAGGATGGTCAGAAAGGTCCGGCTGCGGTTAACGTTGTCGCTATCTGATAGCCTGTTTTTCTTTTCACGCGGTTTTTTGTTTACTGCGTAAAGATAAGGCAAAGGCCCTGGTCAATGACCGGGGCCTTTCTTTTTTGACGGCTTTTGGCGGATGACGCTGTTGCCTGCAGCGTGTAAACTGCGCGCCTGATTCAGCCAGAGAAAGAGACCATGGATTATCTTTGTCCCCTCTGTCAGCAGCCATTAACGCTGGTTCATCACAGCTGGCGCTGCGCGCAACAACATCAGTTTGATCGGGCAAAAGAGGGCTACGTTAATCTGTTGCCGGTGCAGCATAAGCGCTCCAAAGAGCCCGGCGACAGCGCAGAAATGATGCAGGCGCGTCGGCAGTTCCTGGATGCCGGTTACTATCAGCCGCTGCAGCAGCGAGTAGCTTCTTTATTAGCGCAACAGCTACCTGCGAAAGCCCGCATACTGGATATTGGCTGTGGCGAAGGTTATTACACCGCAGCGGTGGCCGATGCATCGGGAGAGCAGGCCAGCGTTTGCGGGCTGGATGTGGCTAAGGTGGCGATTCGGGCTGCGGCAAAACGCTATCGGCATATCGATTTTTGCGTTGCGTCCAGCCATCGTCTGCCTTTTGCCGATGCTTCCCTGGATGGCGTTTTACGCATTTACGCGCCCTGTAAGGCTGAAGAGCTGGCGCGCGTGATCCGCAGCGGTGGCTGCTTGTTAACCGTAACGCCTGGTCCACGCCATCTGCTGCAGTTCAAAGCGCTGATCTATTCGCAGGTGAGATTGCATGATACGCAGCAGGAAGTGCTGCCAGGATTTACGCTGGAACTGGAACAGCAGCTGGCGTATCCGTTAACGTTAAGCGGTGCGGATGCGGTAACGCTACTGCAAATGACGCCGTTTGCCTGGCGCGCCAGCGCGGACGTATGGCAAGCGCTACGCGACAGTGCGCAATTCAGCAGCGAGGCGGATTTTATCGTACGTCTTTGGCGCCGTAGTTAATTGATAATGTCAGGCGAAATGCGTCCAGAGGATCTGCGCGCCAATGGCGATCAGCACTGCGCCGCCGAGCAGTTCAGCGCGTTTGCCCAGCAGCGGGCCGATCAGGCGCCCGATCAGCATACCAATGGTGGTCATGGTAAAGGTGGAGAGGCCAATCAGCAGCGCGGTCAGAACAATATTGACCTGCATAAACGCCAGGCTCACGCCAATTGCCATCGCATCCAGGCTGGTGGCGATAGCGGTGGTGACCAACAGGCCCAGTCCATGCTGTTTTACCGGTTCACAGGGCGCTGCCGTGACGGGCTGCTGGCGGCAGCCTTCAATCAGCATACGTCCGCCTAAAAAACAGAGCAGGGTAAAAGCGATCCAGTGATCCCAACGGGCGACGAAGTGGGTAGCGAACTGGCCAAGCGACCAGCCGACCAGCGGCGTCAGGGTTTCAATAACCCCAAAAATAAGCCCGGTGCGCAGCGCTTCGCGCAGTTGTGGACGTTGCAGGGCGGCGCCTTTACCGATGGCGACGGCAAATGCATCCATTGACATGCCAAAGGCAAGAATAAGCAGAGCGGAAAAAGTCATCGAAGTCGTAACCTCGGCTGGGAATACCATAACCTGACGCGCCTTCCCAACCAGACAGGCACATCGGTCAATGGTCTCGCCTACCGTAAAAGGTCGCACGCGCCACGTTGCTGTAACAACGAGTATGTTGACAGGTGCATTTCTGTATTAATAACAGAAATCGGCTACTCCCCAGGAACGGCGCTCACCTTACCACATTATCTTTTGTCGTCAAAATAAAAATAGTGTCACGACAGCTTGTATGGATATTATATGTTGCGCTGATAACAACAGGTAAAAATAATCCTGATAATGTTAAGGGAATGATGTTGAAATAAAAAAGGCACACACTTTATGTGCAATGTTATAGCCTGTTGAATATGCCTTTTGCTATATTTTATCTTATTGATTTTCAACCATTACATGGTAAATTTTTTCCAGATCGTCCAGTTTACTGACCCTGATTAACAGGTTTCGCTGTTCCAGTTGAATAACCAGAATGCCATCCTCTGATAAATTCATACCTTTTATACGGTCATAATTAACCCAGGCATTCGTGAAGAAAAGGCCCTGTTTTTTTAGTAATAACTGTGGAGTGCGGATCCATGAGAGATAAACCGAAACGACAATGAGTGCCAACAATAATGTCGTGGTTATTACGGGTCCCTGTTGGGTGACGTTATTATAAATAAGAATCATTATCAGGCCGATAAAAATAATATTATCGACTTTGCTGCGGCGCTGTAGGGGAACCTGCAGCAGCGTTG of Pantoea alhagi contains these proteins:
- a CDS encoding MBL fold metallo-hydrolase, yielding MKWKNPWYDAEKSHHTPEGFCNPEPDLRQSGDLQRWRKERKAQGVPFPPRQGYEAFTQQWQQQADLSGEQDCIWWLGHAAIMLRLDGRYGLIDPVLSQRASPLRFYGPQRKTPAPLAIKDLPSLDWVLISHNHYDHLDRPTINAILRRFPQVQFIVPLGLEPWFRRAGARHVVQLDWWQQTQRHGITFHAVPARHWSMRTLYDRNRSLWCGWTIKTEHLNFWFSGDSGYSPSLLDIARRLGPFNLAALPIGAYAPRWFMQGQHMDPQQSVSLHQAIGAPVTIPLHWGVFELADEALDEPPQELARALEAAKQNKMRFRPWKIGGRANLNNINQE
- a CDS encoding DUF986 family protein, whose protein sequence is MSLTDIVLVLFIALLLLYAIYDQWIMPRRHGPTLLQVPLQRRSKVDNIIFIGLIMILIYNNVTQQGPVITTTLLLALIVVSVYLSWIRTPQLLLKKQGLFFTNAWVNYDRIKGMNLSEDGILVIQLEQRNLLIRVSKLDDLEKIYHVMVENQ
- the mntP gene encoding manganese efflux pump MntP; translated protein: MTFSALLILAFGMSMDAFAVAIGKGAALQRPQLREALRTGLIFGVIETLTPLVGWSLGQFATHFVARWDHWIAFTLLCFLGGRMLIEGCRQQPVTAAPCEPVKQHGLGLLVTTAIATSLDAMAIGVSLAFMQVNIVLTALLIGLSTFTMTTIGMLIGRLIGPLLGKRAELLGGAVLIAIGAQILWTHFA
- the rlmA gene encoding 23S rRNA (guanine(745)-N(1))-methyltransferase, producing MDYLCPLCQQPLTLVHHSWRCAQQHQFDRAKEGYVNLLPVQHKRSKEPGDSAEMMQARRQFLDAGYYQPLQQRVASLLAQQLPAKARILDIGCGEGYYTAAVADASGEQASVCGLDVAKVAIRAAAKRYRHIDFCVASSHRLPFADASLDGVLRIYAPCKAEELARVIRSGGCLLTVTPGPRHLLQFKALIYSQVRLHDTQQEVLPGFTLELEQQLAYPLTLSGADAVTLLQMTPFAWRASADVWQALRDSAQFSSEADFIVRLWRRS
- the cspE gene encoding transcription antiterminator/RNA stability regulator CspE is translated as MAKIKGQVKWFNESKGFGFITPADGSKDVFVHFSAIQGNGFKTLAEGQNVEFEIQDGQKGPAAVNVVAI
- a CDS encoding DUF2627 domain-containing protein gives rise to the protein MYGIFSKEVMSKDVDVEYRFLAEPYISASFSNVSGFLSVAFGQINILRNYKDGKN